One genomic window of Gossypium hirsutum isolate 1008001.06 chromosome D11, Gossypium_hirsutum_v2.1, whole genome shotgun sequence includes the following:
- the LOC107911117 gene encoding uncharacterized protein → MVANRFQKVLEDCIDSSQSAFLPGRLISNNVLPAYEILHTFGQKRNGKKGLMTLKLDMSKAYDRVEWGFVCAMMEKMGFHRAWVDIVLKCISSISYSDSIN, encoded by the coding sequence ATGGTTGCTAATCGCTTTCAAAAGGTCTTGGAGGATTGCATTGATAGTTCACAAAGTGCCTTTTTGCCGGGGAGATTGATTTCGAATAATGTATTACCTGCCTATGAAATTCTTCACACATTCGGTCAGAAGAGGAATGGTAAGAAGGGTCTAATGACACTTAAGTTGGATATGAGTAAGGCATACGATAGAGTGGAGTGGGGTTTTGTGTGTGCTATGATGGAGAAAATGGGTTTTCATAGAGCTTGGGTGGATATAGTTTTGAAGTGTATATCATCAATATCGTACTCAGATAGTATAAATTGA
- the LOC107913308 gene encoding LOW QUALITY PROTEIN: UDP-glucuronate 4-epimerase 5-like (The sequence of the model RefSeq protein was modified relative to this genomic sequence to represent the inferred CDS: inserted 1 base in 1 codon) — protein sequence MSHLDNIPSTPGKYKPDKAXPFQLLRRIFLLLYSTLTLYSTLFLSVLLVFLLLLSSPSSPPSPRRQLSTGSHHTPLSLSHKLIRKSARPRSTTGHTVLVTGAAGFVGTHVSLALKRRGDGVLGLDNFNHYYDPTLKRARQKILEKAGVFIVEGDINDKGLLQQLFDAVLFTHVMHLAAQAGVRYAMQNPGSYVHSNIAGFVNLLEVSKSANPQPAIIWASSSSVYGLNSKVLFPEKDRTDQPASLYAATKKAGEEIAHTYNHIYGLSITGLRFFTVYGPWGRPDMAYFFFTKDIMKGKTITVYESPDKGSVARDFTYIDDIVKGCLGALDTAKKSTGSGGKKRGHAQLRIFNLGNTSPVPVSTLVSILEKILKVKAKKRVMPLPRNGDVEFTHANITLAMTELGYKPATDLEAGLKKFVRWYLSFYSGSKKKSS from the exons ATGTCACACCTTGACAACATTCCATCCACTCCTGGCAAATACAAACCCGACAAAG TTCCGTTTCAACTCCTCCGCCGCATCTTCCTCCTCCTTTATTCCACCCTAACCCTTTATTCCACCCTTTTCCTTTCCGTCCTCCTTGTCTTCCTCCTCCTACTTTCCTCCCCTTCTTCCCCACCATCGCCGCGCCGCCAACTCTCTACTGGGTCCCACCACACCCCACTCTCTCTTTCCCACAAACTAATCCGCAAATCTGCCCGTCCTCGCTCTACCACCGGTCACACCGTTCTTGTGACTGGCGCCGCCGGTTTCGTCGGAACCCATGTTTCTCTCGCTCTTAAACGCCGTGGAGACGGTGTCCTTGGCCTTGACAACTTTAACCATTACTATGATCCAACCCTGAAAAGGGCACGCCAGAAGATCCTCGAAAAAGCTGGGGTTTTTATCGTCGAAGGCGACATCAACGACAAGGGTCTTCTCCAGCAACTGTTCGATGCCGTTTTATTTACTCACGTAATGCATTTAGCAGCTCAGGCAGGTGTTCGTTACGCTATGCAAAACCCAGGATCTTATGTTCATAGTAACATTGCTGGATTTGTGAACTTACTGGAAGTCTCGAAATCGGCCAACCCTCAACCGGCGATTATCTGGGCATCTTCAAGTTCGGTATACGGCTTGAATTCTAAGGTGCTATTTCCAGAGAAAGATAGAACTGATCAACCTGCTAGTTTATATGCTGCTACAAAGAAAGCCGGTGAGGAAATTGCGCATACGTATAATCATATTTATGGACTTTCAATAACTGGATTGCGATTCTTCACGGTTTATGGTCCTTGGGGTCGGCCCGATAtggcatatttctttttcactaaAGATATAATGAAAGGTAAAACTATCACTGTATATGAATCACCAGATAAGGGTAGTGTGGCTAGAGATTTTACCTATATCGATGATATAGTGAAAGGGTGTTTGGGAGCATTGGATACGGCAAAGAAGAGTACAGGGAGTGGGGGAAAGAAGAGAGGGCATGCACAATTGAGGATTTTTAATTTGGGGAATACTTCGCCTGTACCTGTGAGTACGTTGGTTAGTATATTGGAGAAGATTTTAAAGGTGAAAGCTAAGAAGAGAGTAATGCCATTACCAAGAAATGGGGATGTGGAGTTTACACACGCCAATATTACCTTAGCAATGACGGAGCTCGGTTACAAGCCGGCGACTGATTTGGAGGCAGGGTTGAAGAAGTTCGTGAGATGGTACCTCAGTTTTTATTCGGGGTCAAAGAAGAAGAGTTCTTAG
- the LOC107913309 gene encoding uncharacterized protein: IKRKGFSLRRPLHPVVLLTLVYTISRLCHFKAKRGFDSLNQTSSVQNSVAVFWDLDNKPPNAFPPFEAVVKLKTAASSFGVVRSMVAYANQHSFSYVPKAVREQRRERKLLNQLENKGVIKSIDPYVCKVCGRRFYTNEKLVNHFKQIHEREHQKRVNQIGSARGSRRVKLVGKYSMKMEKYKNAAREVLTPKVGYGLADELKRAGFWVGTVSNRPQAADVALRDHMVDVMDKRKAECLMLVSDDSDFVGVLKEAKLRCLKTVVVGDADDGALKRVADAGFSWTEILKGKAKKEAVSVVGKWKDRDILKKLEWTYDPEVERKLYDSEGMFDDESEDLDFDGSDDGNSSDYIHKEDSGAWWELDTESDADSSKSQ; encoded by the exons ATTAAGCGCAAAGGCTTCTCCCTTCGCCGTCCCCTTCACCCCGTTGTTCTTCTAACACTTGTTTACACTATTTCAAG ACTTTGCCATTTCAAAGCGAAAAGGGGTTTCGATTCTTTAAACCAAACATCATCTGTCCAAAATAGTGTTGCAGTGTTTTGGGATTTGGATAACAAGCCCCCAAATGCATTCCCTCCATTTGAAGCCGTTGTTAAGTTGAAAACAGCAGCTTCTTCATTTGGGGTTGTAAGGTCCATGGTGGCCTATGCTAACCAACATTCGTTTAGCTACGTACCAAAAGCTGTTCGGGAGCAGAGAAGAGAGAGGAAATTGTTGAATCAGTTGGAAAATAAAGGCGTGATCAAGTCAATTGATCCATATGTTTGTAAAGTTTGTGGGAGAAGATTTTACACTAACGAGAAACTTGTTAACCATTTTAAGCAAATTCATGAGCGTGAGCATCAGAAGAGGGTGAATCAAATAGGATCTGCTAGAGGGAGCAGAAGGGTGAAATTGGTGGGTAAGTACTCGATGAAAATGGAGAAGTACAAAAATGCCGCTAGGGAGGTTTTGACACCGAAAGTTGGGTATGGTTTAGCTGATGAGTTGAAAAGGGCAGGGTTTTGGGTTGGGACTGTCTCAAATAGGCCACAAGCTGCAGATGTTGCATTGAGGGATCACATGGTGGATGTGATGGATAAGAGGAAAGCCGAGTGTTTGATGCTCGTGtctgatgattctgattttgttGGTGTTTTGAAGGAGGCGAAACTGAGGTGTTTGAAGACGGTTGTTGTGGGGGATGCCGATGATGGGGCATTGAAAAGAGTTGCAGATGCTGGGTTTTCTTGGACAGAAATATTGAAGGGAAAAGCTAAGAAAGAGGCAGTATCCGTCGTGGGGAAGTGGAAAGACCGTGATATCTTGAAGAAACTAGAGTGGACGTATGATCCAGAGGTGGAGAGGAAGTTATATGACTCtgaaggtatgtttgatgatgagaGTGAGGATCTGGATTTTGATGGTAGTGATGATGGAAACAGTTCTGATTATATACATAAGGAAGATTCTGGTGCTTGGTGGGAGTTGGACACTGAATCTGATGCTGATTCTTCCAAGTCGCAATAA